One segment of Vibrio orientalis CIP 102891 = ATCC 33934 DNA contains the following:
- the rpsR gene encoding 30S ribosomal protein S18 — MARFFRRRKFCRFTAEGVQEIDYKDVATLKNYITEAGKIVPSRITGTSAKYQRQLARAIKRSRYLALLPYTDKHQ; from the coding sequence ATGGCTCGTTTCTTCCGTCGTCGTAAATTCTGCCGTTTCACTGCAGAAGGCGTACAAGAGATTGATTACAAAGACGTAGCAACTCTTAAAAACTACATCACTGAAGCTGGTAAAATCGTACCTAGCCGTATCACTGGTACAAGCGCTAAGTACCAACGTCAACTAGCTCGCGCGATCAAACGTTCTCGCTACCTAGCTCTACTACCGTACACTGACAAGCATCAGTAA
- a CDS encoding secondary thiamine-phosphate synthase enzyme YjbQ, with protein MWQQKVIHLHARQRGFHLITDEIEQQLPQLADYSVGLLQLFIQHTSASLTINENADPTVRYDMEKHFNQFVPERAPYYKHTYEGDDDMPAHIKASTLGSSVMIPISNGRLALGTWQGIYLGEHRDHGGSRRVIATLQGE; from the coding sequence ATGTGGCAGCAAAAAGTCATCCATTTACACGCGCGTCAACGAGGCTTTCATTTGATTACCGATGAAATTGAACAACAATTACCACAATTAGCTGATTATTCTGTCGGATTATTACAGCTATTTATCCAACATACCTCAGCCAGTTTAACCATCAATGAAAATGCCGATCCGACCGTGCGCTACGACATGGAAAAGCACTTCAATCAATTTGTACCCGAGCGAGCCCCTTACTATAAGCACACTTATGAAGGCGATGACGATATGCCTGCACACATAAAAGCTTCGACGCTCGGTAGCAGCGTCATGATTCCAATTAGTAACGGACGACTTGCTTTGGGCACTTGGCAAGGGATCTATTTAGGTGAGCACAGAGATCACGGTGGCAGTCGCCGCGTTATTGCGACACTTCAAGGCGAATAA
- a CDS encoding replicative DNA helicase: protein MAEPKVDNRNKKFRDAQVDAIKVPPHSLEAEQSVIGGLLLDNERWDTVAERVVAKDFYSRPHRLIFEAVKALLEDNKPLDLITLSEFLELREQLDDVGGFAYLADLVKNTPSAANINAYADIVAERALVRDLIGVANEIADAGYDPQGRNSEDLLDLAESKVFAIAESRTNESEGPQNVDNILEKTLERIELLYKTPQDGVTGVNTGFTDLNKKTAGLQGSDLIIVAARPSMGKTTFAMNLCENAAMDQDKPVLIFSLEMPAEQLMMRMLASLSRVDQTKIRTGQLDDEDWARISSTMGILMQKKNMYIDDSSGLTPTELRSRARRVARDSGGLSMIMVDYLQLMRVPGLQDNRTLEISEISRSLKALAKELNVPVVALSQLNRSLEQRADKRPINSDLRESGAIEQDADLIMFIYRDEVYNPDSSMKGTAEIILGKQRNGPIGSVRLTFQGQWSRFDNYAGPAFDMDDE from the coding sequence ATGGCCGAACCCAAAGTAGATAATCGAAATAAAAAGTTTAGAGACGCACAAGTCGATGCAATCAAAGTTCCTCCTCATTCACTGGAGGCGGAGCAATCCGTTATTGGTGGTCTTCTTCTTGATAATGAGCGTTGGGATACGGTAGCTGAGCGTGTTGTCGCCAAAGATTTCTACAGCCGACCACACCGCCTGATTTTTGAAGCGGTAAAGGCTCTACTCGAAGATAATAAACCGCTCGATTTAATCACACTATCCGAATTCCTAGAGTTGCGTGAACAGCTTGATGACGTCGGTGGCTTTGCTTACCTTGCTGATTTAGTTAAGAACACACCAAGTGCGGCTAACATCAATGCTTATGCAGATATTGTTGCCGAGCGCGCCTTGGTCCGTGACCTGATTGGCGTAGCCAATGAAATCGCCGATGCGGGTTATGATCCTCAAGGGCGTAACTCTGAAGACTTACTCGATCTTGCGGAAAGTAAGGTTTTCGCGATTGCTGAATCGCGGACTAATGAGAGTGAAGGTCCACAAAACGTTGACAACATTCTTGAAAAAACCCTCGAGCGTATTGAGCTATTGTATAAGACCCCACAAGATGGCGTAACAGGGGTTAATACGGGCTTTACGGATTTGAATAAGAAAACCGCAGGTCTCCAAGGTTCAGATTTAATCATCGTGGCGGCGCGTCCATCTATGGGTAAAACCACCTTCGCGATGAACCTGTGTGAAAACGCGGCCATGGATCAAGATAAGCCGGTACTGATCTTCTCACTAGAGATGCCTGCTGAGCAGTTGATGATGCGTATGTTGGCCTCGCTGTCGCGTGTGGATCAAACCAAAATTCGTACCGGTCAGCTAGACGATGAGGATTGGGCGCGTATTTCTTCTACCATGGGTATCCTGATGCAGAAGAAAAACATGTACATTGATGACAGCTCAGGTCTAACTCCGACGGAATTACGCTCGCGTGCACGTCGTGTGGCTCGTGACTCTGGTGGCTTAAGTATGATCATGGTCGACTACCTGCAGTTAATGCGCGTACCAGGTTTACAAGATAACCGTACCTTAGAGATCTCTGAGATTTCACGTTCATTAAAGGCGTTAGCCAAAGAGTTGAATGTGCCAGTCGTGGCGCTTTCACAGCTAAACCGTTCCCTAGAGCAACGTGCCGATAAACGACCAATCAACTCAGATTTGCGTGAATCGGGCGCAATCGAGCAGGATGCCGACTTGATCATGTTTATCTATCGTGACGAGGTGTATAACCCAGATAGTTCAATGAAGGGCACAGCAGAAATCATCCTAGGTAAGCAGCGTAACGGTCCTATTGGTTCTGTTCGACTCACCTTCCAAGGTCAATGGTCTCGCTTTGATAACTACGCAGGTCCTGCGTTTGATATGGACGATGAGTAA
- a CDS encoding TIGR03899 family protein, whose translation MSETSKPVVIDQQADHSQRQEKKSSYIKDSASRVLNIAQTYGLDALLQSESPQKTTIERALIREKKRKELRQKNLEQILKLAHISCKDETAGDPDQDWLYRFFDMAQEVHNHAMQRLWAQVLKREVTNPGSTSMKALKVLQDMTPKEAQILQRAASLACSFGGDSSRKLLVGYRSQAGIFNFGKRNVTSNINVGNYQLPYSSLLVLFELGLMHGTELESGEIELDSPLPLAYQGKQLSLQAHNKGVRLLYYRFSPTGNELCKLLGNKPNMQYYDQLVALLSQKFTASTETKSSIDTMA comes from the coding sequence ATGTCTGAGACCAGTAAACCCGTTGTCATTGACCAACAAGCGGATCATTCTCAACGCCAAGAGAAGAAGTCTAGTTACATAAAAGACAGCGCTAGTCGCGTTCTCAACATTGCGCAAACTTATGGCTTAGATGCCCTGTTACAAAGCGAATCTCCCCAAAAGACCACTATTGAACGCGCACTGATTCGTGAAAAGAAGCGCAAAGAGCTGCGCCAGAAGAATCTAGAACAAATCCTTAAGCTCGCCCATATTTCATGTAAAGATGAAACCGCTGGAGACCCAGACCAAGATTGGCTATATCGATTTTTCGATATGGCACAAGAAGTTCATAATCACGCGATGCAGCGACTTTGGGCGCAGGTACTCAAGCGCGAAGTGACCAACCCTGGCTCTACATCGATGAAGGCGCTGAAAGTTCTGCAAGATATGACACCAAAAGAAGCGCAAATCCTGCAACGTGCCGCATCTCTTGCGTGCAGCTTTGGTGGTGATAGTAGCCGAAAACTGTTGGTCGGTTACCGCTCGCAAGCAGGCATTTTTAACTTCGGAAAGCGCAACGTCACAAGCAACATTAATGTCGGTAACTACCAGCTTCCCTACTCTAGCTTACTGGTATTGTTCGAACTTGGTTTGATGCATGGTACTGAGCTTGAGTCTGGCGAGATTGAACTCGACTCACCACTGCCGTTAGCTTATCAAGGCAAGCAGCTTTCCCTACAAGCACACAACAAAGGGGTGCGCTTACTCTATTACCGCTTCAGCCCTACCGGCAATGAACTGTGTAAGCTGCTGGGTAATAAGCCAAACATGCAATATTATGATCAGCTCGTGGCGTTATTGAGCCAGAAGTTCACCGCGAGTACCGAAACCAAATCTAGCATTGATACGATGGCTTAG
- a CDS encoding BamA/TamA family outer membrane protein, whose protein sequence is MKRNQIKQVLALCASLFICGHVNAKEKDSAFLPFYFSTETLGNTFGIAGVAKGVGQPQAALFGMALYSDKDSYVGFVSAFNYALSDSLLFSTQMYQAQFNQNPYYLGEQGDNSSVAGDKTVTDGFEQNYQFEFKYLLPWGNVERQGLMGAFQPIRDVDFASPLESGVSSLVVTPFFSSRELDIYNQPEKATGLELVLDWDNRDSVRNPTKGSHTSVELTVGGESWQSEEIWTKWELQNSQYFALGPLGELFDQQVIALDFYTADTPSWDSTKPPEQEQVRLGGLYRLRGYTSGRYHGRSAVHYSAEYRVLPDWQPLDDIPLVNYYDLPWWQWVLFAEAGRVADEYDAKTLHTDMQWNLGGAVRFQVEGIVVRAELAKGADEGTFRVMINQPF, encoded by the coding sequence ATGAAGCGCAACCAAATCAAACAAGTGCTGGCCTTATGTGCCAGCCTTTTTATTTGCGGCCACGTTAACGCAAAAGAAAAAGATTCCGCATTTCTGCCTTTCTATTTTAGTACTGAAACCTTAGGTAACACATTTGGTATAGCAGGTGTTGCTAAGGGCGTCGGTCAGCCTCAGGCGGCACTTTTTGGCATGGCGCTCTACTCTGATAAAGACAGCTATGTCGGTTTTGTCTCTGCGTTTAATTACGCGTTGTCAGATAGTTTGTTGTTTAGTACCCAAATGTACCAAGCCCAGTTTAATCAAAACCCTTATTACCTAGGCGAGCAAGGTGACAACAGCTCGGTTGCTGGCGATAAAACCGTTACTGATGGCTTTGAGCAAAATTATCAGTTTGAGTTTAAATACCTGCTTCCTTGGGGCAATGTTGAAAGACAGGGTTTGATGGGAGCCTTCCAACCAATTCGAGATGTCGACTTTGCCTCGCCGCTCGAATCTGGTGTGAGTTCGTTGGTGGTGACGCCGTTCTTCTCATCGCGTGAATTAGATATTTATAATCAGCCAGAAAAGGCGACAGGGCTTGAACTGGTTCTAGACTGGGATAATCGCGACAGTGTGCGCAACCCAACCAAAGGCTCGCATACCTCTGTTGAACTTACCGTTGGTGGTGAGAGTTGGCAAAGTGAGGAAATTTGGACCAAGTGGGAATTGCAAAATAGTCAGTATTTTGCGCTTGGGCCGCTAGGTGAGTTGTTTGACCAACAAGTCATTGCGTTAGACTTTTATACCGCTGATACGCCAAGTTGGGACAGCACTAAGCCACCGGAGCAAGAGCAGGTGCGTTTAGGCGGATTGTATCGACTGAGAGGCTACACCAGCGGGCGCTATCATGGACGCTCTGCGGTGCATTACTCCGCAGAGTACCGAGTGTTGCCTGATTGGCAGCCACTCGATGACATTCCGCTGGTCAATTACTACGATCTACCATGGTGGCAGTGGGTGCTGTTTGCAGAAGCGGGTCGAGTTGCGGATGAGTATGATGCTAAAACTCTCCACACGGATATGCAGTGGAATCTCGGCGGCGCAGTACGCTTTCAAGTCGAAGGCATAGTGGTACGTGCGGAGTTAGCGAAAGGGGCCGATGAAGGCACTTTCCGAGTGATGATTAACCAACCTTTTTAA
- the pgi gene encoding glucose-6-phosphate isomerase yields MLKNINPTQTQAWKALTAHFESAQDMDLKALFAQDSARFDNFSTRFGADILVDYSKNLINQETLKHLFALANETELKAAIEAMFSGEAINKTEDRAVLHTALRNRSNKPVMVDGEDVMPAVNAVLEKMKSFTDRVIGGEWKGYTGKAITDIVNIGIGGSDLGPYMVTEALAPYKNHLNLHFVSNVDGTHIVETLKNVNPETTLFLVASKTFTTQETMTNAHSARDWFLASAGDEAHVAKHFAALSTNAPAVSEFGIDTDNMFEFWDWVGGRYSLWSAIGLSIALAVGYDNFIELLDGAHEMDNHFASTELESNIPVILALIGLWYNNFHGAESEAILPYDQYMHRFAAYFQQGNMESNGKYVDRDGNAVTYQTGPIIWGEPGTNGQHAFYQLIHQGTKLIPCDFIAPAVSHNPAGDHHQKLMSNFFAQTEALAFGKDEATVKAEFAKAGKSEEEAATLAPFKVFEGNRPTNSILVKQITPRTLGNLIAMYEHKIFVQGVIWNIFSFDQWGVELGKQLANQILPELADESEISSHDSSTNGLINAFKAFKA; encoded by the coding sequence ATGTTGAAAAATATCAACCCAACGCAAACACAAGCTTGGAAAGCGCTAACGGCGCACTTCGAATCTGCACAAGATATGGATCTAAAAGCACTATTTGCTCAAGATTCAGCTCGCTTTGACAACTTCTCTACACGTTTCGGTGCAGACATCCTAGTTGATTACTCTAAAAACTTAATCAATCAAGAAACGCTAAAGCACCTTTTTGCTCTAGCAAACGAGACTGAGCTAAAAGCAGCAATTGAAGCGATGTTCAGTGGTGAAGCGATCAACAAAACAGAAGACCGCGCAGTACTTCATACCGCACTTCGTAACCGCAGTAACAAGCCAGTGATGGTCGATGGCGAAGACGTAATGCCGGCTGTGAACGCAGTGCTAGAGAAAATGAAATCGTTCACTGACCGTGTGATTGGCGGTGAGTGGAAAGGTTACACAGGCAAAGCGATCACTGACATTGTTAACATCGGTATCGGCGGCTCTGACCTTGGCCCTTACATGGTGACTGAAGCGCTAGCACCATACAAAAACCACCTAAACCTACACTTTGTTTCTAACGTTGACGGTACGCACATCGTTGAAACGTTGAAGAATGTAAACCCAGAAACGACGCTATTCCTAGTCGCGTCTAAGACGTTTACAACTCAAGAAACGATGACCAATGCACACAGTGCTCGTGATTGGTTCCTAGCGTCTGCTGGTGATGAAGCTCACGTTGCTAAGCACTTTGCGGCGCTTTCAACGAATGCTCCTGCTGTATCTGAGTTCGGTATCGATACCGACAACATGTTTGAGTTCTGGGACTGGGTTGGTGGCCGTTACTCACTATGGTCAGCAATTGGTCTTTCTATTGCCCTAGCAGTCGGTTACGACAATTTTATTGAGCTACTAGACGGTGCACACGAGATGGATAACCACTTCGCGTCGACTGAGCTAGAAAGCAATATTCCAGTGATCCTTGCGCTTATCGGCCTATGGTACAACAACTTCCATGGCGCTGAGTCTGAAGCGATTCTACCTTACGATCAGTACATGCACCGTTTTGCTGCTTACTTCCAGCAAGGCAACATGGAATCAAATGGTAAATACGTTGACCGTGACGGTAATGCAGTGACTTATCAAACGGGCCCAATCATTTGGGGTGAACCAGGTACTAACGGCCAGCACGCGTTCTACCAGTTGATTCACCAAGGTACTAAGCTAATTCCATGTGATTTCATTGCACCAGCTGTAAGCCACAACCCAGCAGGCGATCATCACCAGAAGCTAATGTCTAACTTCTTTGCTCAAACAGAAGCACTGGCATTTGGTAAAGACGAAGCGACAGTAAAAGCAGAATTTGCTAAAGCAGGTAAGAGCGAAGAAGAAGCGGCGACACTAGCACCGTTCAAGGTATTTGAAGGTAACCGCCCGACTAACTCAATCCTAGTTAAGCAGATCACGCCACGTACGCTAGGTAACCTAATCGCAATGTACGAGCACAAGATCTTCGTACAAGGTGTGATTTGGAATATCTTCAGCTTTGACCAGTGGGGTGTTGAGCTAGGTAAACAACTGGCTAACCAAATCCTACCTGAGCTTGCGGATGAGTCTGAAATCAGCTCGCACGACAGCTCAACTAACGGTTTGATTAATGCGTTTAAGGCATTCAAAGCCTAG
- the alr gene encoding alanine racemase, which produces MKAATAYINLEALQHNLELIKQQAPNSKVMAVVKANSYGHGLRHIAKHAQGADAFGVARIEEALQLRACGVVKPILLLEGFYSQGDLPVLVTNNIQTVVHCEEQLQALEQAELETPVVVWLKIDSGMHRLGVRPEQYSEFVTRLKACRNVAKPLRYMSHFGCADELDKSTTNQQTELFLSLTEGCEGERSLAASAGLLAWPDSQLEWVRPGIIMYGVSPFNDRSAQELGYQPVMTLKSHLIAVRDVKAGESVGYGGMWTSQRDTKVGVIAIGYGDGYPRTAPNGTPVLVNGRKAPIAGRVSMDMLTVDLGPDASDKVGDEAILWGNQLPAEEVASHIGTIAYELVTKLTSRVDMEYSK; this is translated from the coding sequence ATGAAAGCAGCCACAGCCTACATTAATCTTGAGGCTCTGCAGCACAACCTAGAGCTGATTAAGCAACAGGCGCCAAACAGCAAGGTGATGGCAGTGGTGAAAGCCAACAGCTACGGCCATGGTTTACGTCATATCGCTAAACATGCCCAAGGTGCCGATGCCTTTGGGGTTGCTCGTATTGAAGAGGCACTGCAGCTACGTGCCTGTGGTGTGGTGAAACCGATTTTATTGCTTGAGGGTTTTTACTCTCAAGGTGATCTACCTGTTTTAGTCACCAATAATATTCAGACTGTCGTCCACTGTGAAGAACAGTTGCAGGCATTGGAACAAGCAGAATTAGAAACACCCGTTGTGGTGTGGCTCAAGATTGACAGTGGTATGCACCGATTAGGTGTTCGACCAGAGCAGTACAGCGAATTTGTCACACGTCTTAAAGCCTGCCGTAATGTGGCAAAACCGCTGCGTTATATGAGTCATTTTGGTTGCGCAGATGAGCTAGATAAAAGCACAACTAATCAACAGACGGAGCTTTTCCTCTCTTTAACAGAGGGCTGCGAAGGTGAGCGTTCTTTAGCGGCATCAGCGGGTTTACTTGCTTGGCCAGACAGTCAGTTAGAGTGGGTTCGCCCAGGCATTATCATGTATGGTGTTTCACCATTTAATGATAGAAGTGCTCAAGAGTTAGGTTACCAACCCGTGATGACCTTGAAGTCGCATTTAATTGCGGTGCGTGATGTGAAAGCGGGAGAGAGCGTCGGTTATGGTGGAATGTGGACTAGCCAGCGTGATACCAAGGTTGGAGTGATTGCGATTGGCTATGGGGATGGTTACCCGAGAACCGCACCCAATGGTACACCTGTTTTGGTCAATGGTCGTAAAGCGCCGATTGCTGGTCGAGTTTCGATGGATATGCTCACGGTTGATCTCGGACCGGATGCCAGCGATAAGGTTGGTGATGAAGCGATTTTGTGGGGTAATCAGCTTCCAGCGGAAGAAGTCGCTAGCCATATAGGAACTATTGCCTATGAATTGGTGACTAAGCTGACATCTCGTGTTGATATGGAATACTCCAAGTAA
- a CDS encoding DUF481 domain-containing protein has protein sequence MSRLWLISFSLMGSMLAHADDSGQNDTDIELPSPWDTEIEFGYQAHSGNSDSQSLNSRLNAEYVAGRHRTSGEWKYYLLYKDGEEDKRQSTYTAQSDYKLGQKTYLYGSFKGVDSRYSAYFKDYTLSGGLGYQFSNTDKFVLELELGPGFRYQEPNLDEIDDDDIIFPETVQEAIFRGNINSSWQALDNLALSADVTVVSGSSNTRTDTDLSVTNNITEDIALKLSHSRQYHDKVPEGLKKADSIFSVNLLFIF, from the coding sequence GTGTCTAGACTTTGGCTTATAAGTTTCAGCCTAATGGGCTCTATGCTCGCTCATGCTGACGATTCAGGGCAAAACGACACGGATATTGAACTGCCTTCCCCATGGGACACCGAAATAGAGTTTGGCTATCAGGCTCACTCGGGTAACTCAGACTCGCAATCACTCAATTCACGCCTTAATGCAGAATACGTGGCGGGGCGTCACCGTACTAGCGGCGAATGGAAATACTATTTGCTGTACAAAGACGGCGAAGAGGACAAAAGACAATCAACCTACACGGCGCAAAGTGACTATAAATTAGGTCAAAAGACTTACCTTTATGGCAGTTTTAAAGGTGTCGACTCTCGCTATAGCGCCTATTTCAAAGATTACACGCTATCGGGTGGTTTAGGTTACCAGTTCTCAAATACCGATAAGTTTGTACTTGAGCTCGAATTGGGGCCGGGTTTTCGTTATCAAGAGCCTAATTTAGATGAGATAGATGACGATGACATCATCTTCCCTGAAACGGTTCAAGAAGCGATATTTCGTGGCAACATCAATAGCTCTTGGCAAGCATTGGACAATTTAGCCCTCTCTGCTGATGTGACGGTTGTTTCTGGTAGCAGTAACACACGAACGGATACCGATCTGAGTGTGACTAACAATATCACCGAAGATATCGCACTCAAGCTCTCTCACTCACGTCAATACCACGATAAAGTGCCAGAAGGGCTTAAGAAAGCCGATAGTATCTTCTCAGTCAACCTACTGTTTATCTTCTAA
- the rplI gene encoding 50S ribosomal protein L9 has product MQVILLDKIGNLGGLGDTVNVKSGYARNFLIPQGKAVMATKSNVEMFEARRAELEAKVAEQLTAAEARAEKVNALEAVVLASKAGDEGKLFGSIGTRDIADAITAAGVEVVKSEVRLPEGALRNTGEFEISVQLHSEVFATVNLQVVAAD; this is encoded by the coding sequence ATGCAAGTTATTCTACTTGATAAAATCGGTAACCTAGGTGGTCTTGGTGACACTGTAAACGTTAAATCTGGTTACGCTCGTAACTTCCTTATCCCTCAGGGTAAAGCAGTTATGGCTACTAAATCTAACGTTGAAATGTTCGAAGCGCGTCGTGCTGAACTAGAAGCTAAAGTTGCTGAGCAACTAACTGCTGCTGAAGCACGTGCTGAGAAAGTTAACGCTCTTGAAGCAGTTGTTCTTGCTTCTAAAGCTGGTGACGAAGGTAAACTATTCGGTTCTATCGGTACTCGCGACATCGCTGATGCAATCACTGCAGCTGGCGTTGAAGTTGTTAAGAGCGAAGTTCGTCTTCCTGAAGGCGCACTACGTAACACTGGTGAGTTCGAGATCAGCGTTCAACTTCACTCTGAAGTTTTCGCTACAGTTAACCTACAAGTTGTTGCTGCTGACTAA
- the priB gene encoding primosomal replication protein N, whose product MTNRMELSGTIAKPPIRNKSPGGIEHCRFWLEHRSTVIEADLPRQVYCRMPVVVSGQRSQALTQNLVQGSSIKISGFVAYQTGRNGVGKLVLHADNITQI is encoded by the coding sequence ATGACCAATCGAATGGAGCTGAGTGGCACCATTGCCAAGCCGCCCATTCGTAATAAAAGCCCTGGTGGAATTGAACACTGTCGATTTTGGTTAGAGCATCGCTCTACTGTTATCGAGGCTGATTTACCGAGACAAGTTTATTGTCGTATGCCGGTAGTTGTCAGTGGGCAAAGGTCACAAGCATTAACTCAGAATTTAGTACAAGGCAGTAGCATTAAGATAAGCGGTTTTGTCGCTTATCAGACCGGCCGTAATGGCGTAGGTAAATTAGTGCTTCATGCTGACAACATTACTCAAATTTAA